One stretch of Eupeodes corollae chromosome 2, idEupCoro1.1, whole genome shotgun sequence DNA includes these proteins:
- the LOC129946362 gene encoding UDP-glucosyltransferase 2-like — MSASEVIKVICVLISIFHNGYSANILGLMGCTSHSHHLWNEVIVNALAERGHSLTVASVDENNSPHPNVTYIHLEEAYNTVADYYKDSDANFDTYGPFANLRLLYNFKLLECKGIFQSKGFEKASNLAEEKFDLILFDISAGPCIFRLIQKYPEIPVVAVSAFKMDPYILEIVGGHSYPGYVPYFLDHQDVPMNLWNRLTNSATYAFAYFYRKYITESAVESLAPDDPKPTLQSLQKRVNMTLINTHPAMDYAQSLPPNVIEVGGLHIKEPQKLPEDINAFIDSGNRGAILISLGSNTLVETIGQNRIDAILFVIRSMPQYNFLWKIEKEDIFEDAPKNLLIRKWLPQNDILANSRVHAFFTHAGGLSMQEATWHGVPVIAMPLFLDQFVNARNAQLKGCGLEVNFETLNNETLLQAFTKILSDQNYKLQMQKLQKKFQDRQNKPLDTALWWIEYFLRNPNAEHLTPSSRDISYFAANSFDIFIIFLIICIVFSIVFVKIIRIFLKCSKKMFSKLKDKNVPEGNTLTKKTV; from the exons ATGAGTGCTTCCGAAGTAATAAAAGTGATTTGTGTATTAATTTCAATCTTTCACAATGGATACTCCGCCAATATCTTAGGATTGATGGGTTGTACCTCGCACAGTCATCACttatg gaATGAAGTGATTGTTAATGCACTTGCTGAGAGAGGACACTCTCTTACCGTGGCCTCAGTCGATGAAAATAATTCACCTCATCCTAATGTCACTTATATTCACCTGGAGGAAGCTTACAACACGGTAGCCGATTATTACAAAGATTCAGATGCTAATTTCGATACCTATGGACCTTTTGCCAATTTACGActattgtataattttaaattgctgGAGTGTAAGGGAATTTTCCAATCGAAGGGTTTTGAAAAGGCATCAAATCTAGCTGAGGAaaagtttgatttgattttgtttgacaTATCAGCTGGGCCATGCATATTTAGACTGATACAGAAGTATCCAGAAATTCCTGTGGTGGCTGTGAGTGCGTTCAAAATGGATCCGTATATTTTGGAGATTGTCGGTGGACATAGCTATCCGGGTTATGTGCCATATTTCTTGGATCATCAAGATGTTCCGATGAATTTATGGAATCGTCTTACTAATTCAGCAACTTATGCATTTGCATATTT tTACAGAAAATACATAACCGAATCAGCTGTTGAAAGCTTAGCTCCGGATGACCCAAAGCCAACTTTGCAGAGTCTCCAGAAGAGGGTGAATATGACTCTTATAAATACACATCCAGCAATGGACTATGCCCAATCACTACCACCCAACGTTATCGAAGTCGGAGGTCTTCACATCAAAGAACCACAAAAGCTTCCAGAAGATATCAATGCATTCATAGATTCTGGGAATAGGGGTGCAATTCTTATATCACTAGGTTCAAATACTTTAGTGGAAACTATTGGTCAGAATCGAATTGACGCTATTTTATTTGTCATTCGAAGTATGCCTCAGTATAACTTTTTGTGGAAAATTGAGAAGGaagatatttttgaagatgCTCCAAAGAATTTGTTGATCCGCAAATGGTTGCCTCAAAATGATATTTTag CAAATTCAAGAGTTCATGCGTTCTTCACCCATGCTGGTGGCTTAAGTATGCAAGAAGCCACATGGCATGGTGTTCCGGTGATTGCAATGCCTTTGTTTCTGGATCAATTTGTC AATGCTCGTAATGCCCAACTCAAAGGCTGCGGATTGGAAGTAAATTTTGAGACTCTCAACAACGAAACTCTTTTGCAAGCTTTTACAAAAATTCTCAGTGATCAGAATTATAAACTCCAAATGCAGaaattacaaaagaaattcCAAGATCGTCAAAATAAACCTTTGGATACAGCCCTTTGGTGGATAgaatattttctaagaaatccAAATGCAGAACATTTAACACCATCTTCAAGAGATATTTCATATTTTGCAGCGAATtcgtttgatatttttataatatttttaattatttgcatagttttcagtattgtttttgttaaaattattcgGATCTTTCTAAAATGTTCGAAAAAGatgttttctaaattaaaagacaaaaatgttCCTGAAGGTAATACCTTGACTAAGAAAActgtttaa